Proteins encoded in a region of the Pyxidicoccus trucidator genome:
- a CDS encoding type II secretion system protein GspG, with protein sequence MHDAPPRRSLSRALREAAKVLLLIAAGLVSLVLVGVPMLHIYWESGSRRDRADLDLRNIELACKLYGRQKGRLPGSEEGLGALVDAGVLEVLPVDPWEAPYIFSVAEDGHAEVSSLGADGKPGGDGSDADLVRRFKLQPP encoded by the coding sequence ATGCATGACGCCCCGCCCAGACGTTCCCTGAGCCGCGCCCTCCGGGAAGCCGCCAAGGTACTCCTCCTCATCGCCGCTGGCCTCGTCAGCCTGGTGTTGGTGGGAGTCCCGATGCTCCACATCTATTGGGAGAGCGGGTCGAGGCGGGACCGTGCCGACCTGGACCTCCGCAACATCGAACTGGCCTGCAAGCTCTACGGCCGCCAGAAGGGCCGGCTTCCGGGCAGCGAAGAAGGGCTCGGGGCGCTCGTGGACGCGGGCGTCCTGGAAGTCCTGCCGGTGGACCCGTGGGAAGCCCCCTACATCTTCTCAGTCGCGGAGGACGGACATGCCGAGGTGTCGAGCCTCGGCGCCGATGGCAAACCCGGCGGAGACGGGAGTGACGCGGACCTCGTGCGCCGGTTCAAGCTCCAGCCCCCGTGA
- a CDS encoding UBP-type zinc finger domain-containing protein, which produces MAETCDHVEMAGNPEARTNGCEECLKMGDEWVHLRRCLSCGHVGCCDSSKNKHATKHFHQTQHPVIQSFQPGEAWVWCFVDELFLENRPAHHGTHP; this is translated from the coding sequence ATGGCCGAGACCTGCGACCACGTGGAGATGGCGGGGAACCCGGAGGCCCGGACGAACGGCTGCGAGGAGTGTCTCAAGATGGGGGATGAGTGGGTGCACCTGCGGCGCTGCCTGTCGTGCGGCCACGTGGGGTGCTGTGACTCGTCCAAGAACAAGCACGCGACGAAGCACTTCCACCAGACGCAGCATCCCGTCATCCAGTCCTTCCAGCCGGGTGAAGCCTGGGTGTGGTGCTTCGTGGACGAGCTCTTCCTGGAGAACAGGCCCGCCCACCACGGGACACATCCGTAG
- a CDS encoding SDR family oxidoreductase produces the protein MAGTILVTGATGTIGGEVTRQLIAAGVRPRLLVRDPAKAREFEGKADIVKGDLGDPASLERAMKGVEKLFLVGSGVDGQVLEAKAVDAAKKAGVRHVVKLSVLGAEEEAITFARWHRPVEKQVEASGLAWTHLRPINFMSNMLGNIGSIKGQGAFYEPTGEGKTSVIDPADVGAVAVKVLTEPGHEGKAYTLTGPEALSGAEQAAALTKVLGREVKCVDVPPDAAKQAMAGSGMPPVYVDALLDLLAAMKAGRTARVTDTVPKLLGRKAGTFEDWARRHAAAFK, from the coding sequence ATGGCAGGCACGATTCTGGTGACCGGCGCGACAGGCACCATCGGTGGCGAGGTCACCCGGCAGCTCATCGCGGCGGGGGTCCGGCCGCGCCTCCTGGTGAGAGACCCGGCGAAGGCTCGCGAGTTCGAGGGCAAGGCGGACATCGTGAAGGGCGACCTGGGCGACCCCGCGTCACTGGAACGCGCGATGAAGGGTGTGGAGAAGTTGTTCCTCGTCGGGTCCGGCGTGGATGGGCAGGTGCTGGAAGCGAAGGCCGTCGACGCCGCGAAGAAGGCGGGCGTGCGGCACGTGGTGAAGCTGTCCGTGCTCGGCGCGGAGGAGGAGGCCATCACCTTCGCCCGCTGGCACCGGCCCGTGGAGAAGCAGGTGGAGGCGTCCGGCCTGGCGTGGACGCACCTGCGGCCCATCAACTTCATGAGCAACATGCTCGGCAACATCGGCAGCATCAAGGGCCAGGGGGCCTTCTACGAGCCCACGGGCGAGGGGAAGACGTCCGTCATCGACCCGGCGGACGTCGGCGCGGTCGCGGTGAAGGTCCTCACCGAGCCGGGCCACGAGGGCAAGGCGTACACCCTGACCGGACCCGAGGCGCTGTCCGGCGCGGAGCAGGCCGCCGCGCTCACGAAGGTGCTGGGGCGCGAGGTGAAGTGCGTGGACGTGCCGCCCGACGCCGCGAAGCAGGCCATGGCCGGCAGCGGGATGCCGCCGGTCTACGTGGACGCGCTGCTGGACCTGCTCGCGGCCATGAAGGCGGGCAGGACGGCCCGGGTGACGGACACCGTTCCGAAGCTGCTGGGCCGCAAGGCGGGCACCTTCGAGGACTGGGCACGGAGGCACGCCGCCGCGTTCAAGTGA